GAAATGCGAGGGTCTGCCGCAATGGCAAATAAGCCCGGGAAGCGGGCGGCCAGAGGGGAATCCCCAAGCCAGCGGTCGAACCAAAACAGGGTCGAGGACCCGGAACCCACCGAGATGGAGGTGCCTATCCGTAGCACGGGGAGGAGCTGAATCACCGTCTGCCAGAACTGGGATCCCCCAGTGCGCTGGCAGAAAGCAAGAGGTTGTCCTCGGAGGTACTTATTCTGAATGATGGTAAGCCAAAGGCCGCCCTCCCCATTGGCAATACGCCATAGCCATCGGGTCAGGAGAGCAATGTTCATGCGACGGGAGGACAAGATCCCCAGACCTCCCTGGTCCTTGGGTTTGCAAATGTCCGGCCAGCTCACCATATGGTATTTTTGCTTGTCGCCCTCGCCAGCCCAGTAAAATCTGGACTGATATTTGGCCACCTCCTGGTGGAGCGTCTCATGGAGTCTATAGAAGCTCATGAGGAACCAGAGGAGGCTAGCCATCGAGGAGTTGATGAGGATTACCCGCGCCGCCTTCGAAAGCCACCGACCCTTGCAGGGTTCGACTCGGTGTTGCATCCGGGTCACGGAAGGGCGGAGGTCTGCTACGGTGAGGCGAGAGTCACTAATGGGGATCCCCAGATAGGTCGTGGGGAAAGAACCCAGTCGGCAATTAAGCCGGTCCGCAATGCCCTGGGCCTCCAGCGGTGGGTATCCTAGCACCATCACTTCGCTCTTATCAAAGTTGATGGTCAGACCGGACATCCGTTGGAAGCAGAGAAGGAGGAACTTCAGGTTGGCAATATCGGACTCAGAGCCCTCAACCATTATTATGGTGTCGTCGGCATATTGTAGGAGGGAGACCCCCCCTCCTACAAGGTGTGGGACCACGCCGTGAATGTGGCCGGCCGATTTGGCTTTGTCAAGAATGGCCGCGAGGGCATCGGCCACCATGTTAAACAGGAACGGCGAGAAAGGGTCACCCTGGCGGACCCCACAAAGTGTGGGGAAGAAGGGGCCAATCTCACCGTTAATGTTAATAGCGGTCCGACCGCAGGAGACAAGCTGCATAACTCTGGTCACCCAACGGTCATCAAAGCCCTTACGGAGTAAAACTTCCCGAAGGAAGGGCCAGTGCACAGTGTCATAGGGTTTAAGGAAATCAAGCTTCAGGAATACCGCCCGTTGGTGCTTGGAGCGGACTTCGTGAAGGACCTCGTGGAAGACCAACACCCCATCCAGGATAAAACGGCCCTGAATGAAAGCCGACTGATTGGGGTGGGTGATCGCGTCGGCGAGCCGGGTCACCCTATTGGCGTACCCTTTGGCCAGGATCCGAAAGATCACATTGATCACAGTGATGGGTCGGAATTGGCGGATGTCCGTCGCACCCGGAACTTTGGGGATAAGAGTGACTACCCCGTAGTTCAGGCGCCCAAGATCCATGGTCCCTAAGAAAAACTCGTCAAAGAGAGCCATGATCTCAGGTTTGATGGTCTGCCAGAAAGCTTTAAAAAAGGAGACTGGCAGTCCATCTGGTCCCGGTGCCGAGGAGGCGTTCATACCCTTAATCGCCGCGAGGACTTCCTCCTCGGAGAACGGGGCAACTAAGGCGGCATCGTCCGCAACCGACACAAGCTGGGCACCTGACCAAATGTCAGGTGCCAGAGCGATCCCACCCCGAGGGGTGGGGGAGAATAGGGCTTTATAGAAGCCATCTACATGTGTCCGGATGTCCGAGGGGCGGAGGAGCTGGGAATCACCATCCCACAAACAGTGGATGGAGTTCCGACGTCGCCGCCCATTCGCGATCGCCTGGAAATATGCCGTATTAGCGTCGCCCCGCAGCACCCAACGCTGGGTACCGCGGAGCCTCCAGTAAGCTTCTTCATCCGTGTAGATGGTAGCGAGCTGATCCTCGAGATCATATCGCACCATCCACTCATCCGGGGAGATCCCGGAGGTGTTCGCGCGGTAATCCAAGGCCTGGATGGCTGAAAGGAGGACTTTTTTCCGTTCGCGGAGGTCCCTACCAAGGTTAGCTCCCCACCCTTTCATGAATTGGCGGCTGATCTTGGCACAGAACTGCCAGGAGTCCACCGCTGACATGGATCGGTGGGGAGAGGAGCGCGCAGAGGTCCACTTGGTCGCGACCGCCTCCCTGAAGCCCGCTTGGTTGAGCCAGAAGAGCTCGAACCTGAAGCGAGGCGGGGTGGGAGGACGTTCATCGACGGTGGAGAGAAGGAGAGGGACGTGGTCCGACCCAATCCGGGTAATCGCACGAAGCGAGGCCAAGGGGCATCTAAGTTCCCATTCCGGGAAGACTAGGACGCGGTCCATGACGGACCGCGTCGGGTCGGCTTGGCGGTTAGTCCAGGTAAACCTGGCACCCGTCCGCTCAAGCTCGCGTAGGCCGAGATCCGCGATGCAGTCGTTGAACATCTGCATCCTGGGGAGGTTGATTCGGTCATTATTCTTATCATCAGGGGAGCGGATGAGGTTGAAGTCCCCTCCGACAACCACCGGGAAGGTGGAGGCGGAGACCTTCcgttggagctcatcaaggaaGGTCGGGGAGCGGCGGTGGTCCGCCGGCCCATAGACAATGACAACCTCCCATTTGAAGTTGAGCGCCCTCTCGAAAAGCTCCATGCTAACAAAGAACTCGCCCCGGTCCATCCCGCCTACCTCAAAGGTGGCATCCTTCACACCTAAAAGGATGCCTCCCGAGTGCCCCGTGGTCCCACTAGAAGGGAGCCAATGCCAGGCGAATAGGTGGGGGCTAAGGCGCTCCAGCTCGGGAAGAGAAATTCCGTGCGCAAGGTTTCCTGAATGGCGATGATGTCGATGTGTTCGTCACACATGTACTCCACTAGCTGGCGGCGCCGGTCGTCATGACCGAAACCGCGGATGTTCCAAAAGAGGACCCGCATCTAAACCCCCATCAGGGGGCTGCTTGACCCCAGAACAGAGGAGGCGCTACTAGCCCTAAGCGCCGCAGTGCGGGATCGGGTGCGGCCACGGATTTCGGGTGCAGGGGGCTGGGGAGCCGGAGGGTGGAGGAGGCGGGCCCGGGTCTCAGCGAGTTTCCCATCAAGGATTTCCCGGGCCTGGATCGCAGCAATCTGCTCTAAGGGGGGTCCAACCTCCCCCCTGAAAACTATGGACGAGTCCGCGGCCACCCTGGCGAGGTGGCCCAGCGGAACAGCCTCAAGAGCAGAAAACGAGCAACGGGAAGAGCTGGGGGGGATGTCGATCGCACCTGGCTCGAGGTTCCGGGCCGCGGCCCGGATCTCAGCGCGCTCGGAGATGGACGGCGGAGGGCCTCCCGTAGGGCGGTCCGCATCGAGACGGGCACTGCGACGGGAGGCAGTCACCGGAGTCGACGAGGCCCGAGCCCGGCGCGCGTACGGCGCAGTCCGGGGcgggtggggggcgacgggggTGGCCACGTCCGTAGCAACCCCCAGGGGCAGAGCGGTCGGAGGAGCAGTCGTCGCGGGCCGAGAGGTCGGAGAAGCAGTCGTCGCGGGCTCCTGGCTGGCGTCGGACCCTGGCAGAGCTGGAGAGGGCGGGTCCGGGGCCGGCGGGCCATCCTCCGGCGATGCCGAAACGGCGGCCTCTGGGGAGGCGGCGGCAGGCAGCGCCGGTGCGCCCTCAGGGGAGCCGAGCAGAGGGAGCTCGCCGGAGGGAGGCATGGCCGAAGGTGGGTCCGCCAGGGCCAGGAGGGGTACTTCCAGGGTCGGAGGCGGGGGACCGGGCGTCGGGGTGGAGCAGGGCGAGCGCGGTGAGGAAGGCGGAGCGACGAGAAGGCCGACGCTGGAGATGTCACTCATCTCCGTGGAGGAGGAGGGAACGGCCGTCGGCAACATCCCGGGAGCAGCCCCGACAGCACGGATCAGTCCATGTGAGCGGCCCGAGCCGGAGCCCGTTCCCCCACGGCCCGGAGTTGGGTCGCGCGAGGGGGAGCGGCTGTGGCCCGAACGCTCATCGTCGTCATCCGGATCCTCGTGGCGGGAGGGGCGTGGCCGGCGGTAGTGGGAGTCGTCACGCCGGTCAGTGCCCCTACCCCCAAAGTGCCCATCATTAGAGAAGCGTGGGCGCCCAACGTGGTTGGGAGGCTCGGGGAGATCTTGAGGTCGAATCCCTGGTCGTTGAAGAAGACGCGAACGGTGACACGGAGCTTGTCGGAGTCGAGGCATTTAACCTTGACCCGGACCTCCTCCTCTTTGCGGAGGGAGAGCTCGTCTACCACCACCACCTTGCCCAGGATCTTGGACATACTGCGAATGACCCGCTCGGACCGGGCGACATCAGGTAGCCCAGCGATGAGGATCCAAGCAGTATCCAGAACTGCGACCGCCTTGGGGTCGGCCTTAGGCTCAGAGATGTTGACCACAAGCTTGTTCAGGGCCAAGGTGATGTCGTCGCTGCGGGTGCAGAGGCCCAGGCTGATGGCGTCAGGAAAGACAACGGTGAAAGAGCTGGCAGAGGTCGGAGTCACCTGCCAGTCCCACACACGGCGGCACAGGTGGTTGAGCTCGGCCTCGATCATCTCCGAAGAAGCAACACCCACCCCCACGACGGTGACGATCGCCTGGAGCGATGGGTAGGGGGGTGGTAGATCATCGACCTCGATGTGGAAGAACCCGAGGCCCTCGATGCCATGGCCGTACATCATGAGCTCATCAGTCAACGAACGATCCGGGCACAAGGCCGCCGGGTGTCCGGTATCCTTGCAGAGGTAGCACATCGGAGGGTTGGTGCACTCCACTTGGTAGTGGCCCGCGATCCCGCAGTTGAAGCATGGGGGCTGGTCACGAGTAGCTACCACATCGGCCAATGCCGAGGTCGCGGGGGAGGGGGCCGCAGCAGCAGGGGGGCGAGCCGGAccccgcttcttcttcttctttgcgcCCTGGCGCCCTCGCCTCCCATTGCCTCCAGAAGTGGGAGGGAAACTGGGCTGGTTGTGGGGGGGTTGGTAGCGGCGTGAGGGTGCATCGGCGGCAGCAGGAACAGGGTGACGGGACGGGGACGGAGAACGGGCCCGGCGCCGCTCCGGGGATGGGGACCGCCGCCGGTCAGGTTGTCGCGCCTCCACCACGGGCGACCGGGGGCGGTCCCGGCGGTCATCGCGGGGCGGGGAGCGGCGGCCGTCTCTGGCCGGCGAGCGGCGTCTGTCACGACTGGGGGAGAGCCGAGCTTCGCGGGGAGGGGAGCGGCGCGGGGCCCTGGAGTCGAGCTCGCGGCGCAGGTCCGCCTCCCGGCGAAGTCCCTCGGGTGACGAGCGTGGCGGGGCACGGCGGTCGTCCAGGCCGCGCTTGGGGCGGCCAGCGTTGTCCCCCCACTCGCGCGTCATCCCCGGCGAGGGGGCGGGGCCGAGgtcgggggagggagggagggccGGCGCAGCAGGGGCGAGCCGAGGCGGCGGGGGAGGGGGCGAGTGAGGGAGAGACGAGGGGAGAGGGGAGCGAGTTGGCTGGATCGGGAACCCTAGCGGGGGCCAAACCGATCGCACCAGAGGAGGCCGGGGCAGCAGGCCTTGGGATGGGCCGGCACCCGCCGTGGGCCGTGTCGTTCCCAAGCCCATGACCAGCCCAGCCGCAGGCGCCGCGGGAGGCGGTCCAGCCCGGAAGGGGTGGCCCACGCCAGGGCGGCCCACCACGCAGGCACGGGGCGGGCAGACGGCTAGGGATTCCCCTACCGCCGCCGGCGTGGGGAGCGGCGCGGAGGCGGGGGCAGGTCGCCGGGGAGGGGGGCACGGGCGAACGGCGCGGTGGGCTGAGACAAAACGGAGCCGGGAGGAACCGAAGGTGGCGATGAACGGCCGGAACGGGGTGCGGCGGGCGGGCACGGACAAGTTGATGGCGATCGCCTGGGGAGGCGCGGCCACCTCGGCCGCAGCCACAGCGCCCGAAGGCCGCCACGACGACCGGGCAGGGCCCAGGTCCGCGCGTCCCGCGACCCCCCAGCCAGCcgcgcgccggcggcggcgggatcgtCCCGTCCCCAAGGTCGTGCCTTGCCCCGAAGAAGGCCGAGCTGAGCTCGAGCCTCGACGGCGCTGCGCTCGCGCACGGACAGCCGAACCCCCACCCCTGGGGGTAAGGCCGCCGGCGGCAGGGAGCTGCGGCGAGCGAGCAGGGGCGGGAGGGGGGACCCGATCCCGGCAGACCACAGGGCGGCCGGCAGCGACGTCCTCGTCCTCCGCAAGGTCAGCCCAAACCTGGGACGACGGGGCATCGAAGGGGGCGGGggcggagggggagggggccggggACATGGGCGGAGAGGCCGGCGGCGCCGCCGCGGTGGCCGCGTCGGGGACATCGCCCCGGCAGTCGCCAGAGGCAGGCGCGGGTGCGGGTGACTCCATCCCTCAAGCGGTCTGGTTCACCGTTATGGGCATTCATGTTCCGGGAGATCAGCCTGCCAAGATCGAGAGCCGGCCACACTAGCACCTTGTCTCCTTCCCTAagagcatcttcagccacacACCTCTAATTCGACCCCTAAAACGCCCGTGGACGCGACCGGTCAGTGACCGGGCGTGTCCTTTTTGAACCCCTATTTGTCCGTCTGCACAGCCAAACTCTCCATTTTCTTCCTCATATGTCCAGTCATGTGCATGTGATTGGTGGAgatgaagagagagagagaaaagaatgaataaagaaagagaaaatgTGGCTCGGGGTGCGGCCGCATCCAATGTGGCGGACTGACCAGGCGCGTCCGCGTGCCCTCATATCCTCCCCATATTTGACATGGATATGAGGGTTCGCGGATAGTCCGAACGTATAGGGATGATATGAGCGGTCCGGTTGAGTGACGTTTTTCCTTCTCTCTCCTGTCCGGTCACTGACCGGACATATCCCAAACGTATGAGAGATTGTTTGAGGCGTCCGCCTGTAGATGCTCTAACCCTCGTCTGTCACAGTCATAGTCGCTCACTCAGAAGGAtgcctgatgatgatgatgctattGTGTTACCTTGTCTATTATGGTTGCAGGGGTAATGTGGGTTGCCACCTCGATGCTTCTGCTGCTCTGTCCTGCTCCTGCAGTCCTGCTCTTCTACTTGGTTTGTATACTTCGACCAGTAGCCTTCAGAGTTATTCATGTTTGTACACGATGGCTTCGTACTTGGTCTATCCTGCAGAAGCCGGAAGACAGGGACATTTTTATGATGGCGTCTACACGGCTGGAGCGTACGGCCAGGGAGGTTTTCTACCCCATGGATGGCGGTGTGATTTACGGATAGGATCTACCGGTCCTTAGGCTGGACACGATTTATTGCTTGGCATTGTAtcaaattattttatttttagggtGCTCTGGAttttttggctgtgtgcatctagCTATGCAGAGGCTGGGCTTTCTTTCGACATGATTGTATCATCTCGATATATCTATTCAATGAAATGTCCTTTATCGAAAAAAAAGTAGCCTTCAGAGTGAGTCTAAACCCACTCGTTCCAAAAAGCAGATTTGTATGGTCTACGTAGTTTGTTCTTTCTAGCTGTTCGGTTGGAGATTTGGTAATGAAAAAAAAATACCCATTCGTTAACTTATTGAGATGCAATACAATTTAGCTCTGTACAACAAGAAAAAAAAACACAGTGCATATATATGCCTACTCGACATGCATGGTTATTTAATTCTGTAAACTTGGTTACCCCTAAAAAAATTCATTAAACTTGACATGCATTATTATAAGTATAGCAATACATATTGACGATTGAGAAGGGAAATCGATCCTTAGTCAATGCTCGTACATTCACACTGAAAATTCAATATAACCTTAACAACACAATGGATGGTATCACACACAACACAAGCAATCCTAGTGCAATAATATTACACGTGTAGATAAAACAACAAACTCTCAAACCAAGTGCCTGGCAACTTAAGTAGCATGCATGCAGCTGGTTGCCGTTATTATTCTTGTCCCCTTTCCAATTCGCTAGCTGATAGTATAGCAGAAGATAAGATGATATTATTCCGCACACGTGCTTGTGCGTGTGTTGTCAACTTGTCATGCATTAATTCATGGACGATGGTGGCTGCCATTCGGTGCTTGAAGGAGGGGCCTTCTCGACATCCTTGTCCACATGCCCAGCGGCCGCGCCGGCAACGTTGCCGTCCTCGCCGGAGATCTCTTCGAGCGATCGGCCCATCGTCTCGGGGACGAGGAAGGTGAAGAAGAAGCCGAACATGTTGGTGACAGAGAGGAGAATGAGCGCCTGCTTCATGTGCTTGGGGTCGCCCTTGAGGGTGAGGGTCTGCACCCCGAAGGCCGCGACGATGGCGCCTGCCTTGCCTGACGCGGCGCTGATGGCGTGGCATGTAGAGCGGACACGCGTGGGGAATAGCTCGGCCGGCAGCACGAAGGTGGTGCTGTTGGGGCCGAAGTTTGCGAAGAAGAATGTGAGCGCGTACAGGATGGCGAACAGGGCGTGGCCGTGGTCCTTGAGGTATTCGTATTTGATGCCCATCACTAGCATGAACAGGGACATCATGAAGAAACCAAGAAGCTGGATCAAGTACCTGCATGCAGTCAATTCATAGATGCTCAAATGTGTAGGGTGTAACAAAACCAACCAAGTCGGTCGCGCATGGACTGTGTGTgcatgagttatgcatgcgtacATATAGATGGTGGCGTGTCTAGTAGGCAGACGGCAGACTTCAATAGGCTGAAGCCAGCCCCCTCCAAAAACTTTAAAATTTTCACTACTACTTTAGACAGAACCTATGTACATACGGACAGCTACAAATAGCACAAGGTGCTTCCGGGAGGAGAGTCAAACTATAGCCAAACTGGCCATGTTTGACCTCTTGTTGCCACTAAATTATTAGTACAAAAGAATGTCTGTTTTAGGCCTAAAAACCAAACATTGAATCTTCTTTCGTTTGTATGAACGTGTCATTTTTTTTCAATCCTAATTTTTTTATAAAGATTGCATGTGCCCATTTCTGATCTAGGAAAAATGTGAGCTTATTTGTAAAGCATGATTGAGGGATAATGACTATTTTACTCGATAGACAAAAAAATTGTTCACAATTTTATATTTTTTGTTCATAATATGATATAGGTACGTACCTTCCCATCTTGTCGATGAGTGCCACGGTGACCCAGTAGCCTGGGAAAGTACCGAAGAGGGCGATGAGGAACATGGCTCGTGATATCACGAACACCTCTTTGAGGGCGCTCATGGTGCCCGGGGGACCGGTGAGGTTGATGGCTGGGAAGATGTCCTTTTGTGTCAGGTTCTGGCTGTAGAAGGCGATGTCGAGGAGGAACCACGTGGTGGTGGTGCCGATGAGGTGCAAGCCGTGACGCCGCGCAAACTCCATGGACAGCAGAGAGTATTCGTTGGCCGCCCTAAACTTGGAGAGCTTCTCCTGCTCCTCGTCGATGCGGATCTCCAGCACTTTCTGCATGTCGTTGGTAGCCTGCTTGGCGTTACCCTCGATGAGAGCGGTGTACCTGGCGGTCTCGGGCATCTTCATCCGCCAGTAGAAGGTGGCCACCGCGGGGAACGCCCCGAGCATGAGCACGACGCGCCACATGTAGTCCGCCCCGGGCCACTGATCCATTTGACCATCAGCCGTCCGGCCATGGTGCGCATCCCACGCCGGTGCAGGGTTGTAGTGGAGGAAAATGGCGGAGACGATCATGGACACGAGGCCCGCGAAGATGATGCCGACGCCCTGCATGGCGAAGACGGCGGCGATGAAGGCGCCGCGGGTCTTCTTGTTGGCGTACTCGGACATGATTGTGGCGGACAGCGGGTAGTCCCCGCCGATGCCGAAGCCGAGCCAGAAGCGGAAGAAGCAGAGCGTGCCGATGACGGCGCTGGCGGAGCTCCCGAAGGAGAGGCCGGAGCCGATGGCGCACACGGCCATGAGGACGAGCGTGATCCCGTAGACGCGCTTGCGGCCGAGCTTGTCCCCGAAGTAGCCGAAGACGAGCTGGCCCATGAGTGTGCCGACGAGCGCGACCCCTGTGACCATGTTGTTGATGCGCACGGGCATGGTGCCGGGTTTGCCGATGTCGGCGTTGCTGTCCGGGTAGTAGAGGCGGCCCAGCAGCTTGGAGACGGTTGTGATGCAGAAGAGGTCGTAGGCGTCGGTGAAGAAGCCCATGCCGGCGATGACGATGGCCTTCATGTGGTACATCTGGGTGCGCGCCGAGTCCAGCGCGTCCAGCACCGCCAGGTTCTGCCCCCCTCCGCCGCCCGCCCCATTCTCCGCCATCCCGGTCCCAACTTTTTTTTTTCCGATAAAGGGCGCTTTTATGAGACTATGAGACTGTGTCTCAACTCTCAACTCAACTTCCGTGTTTTGTGCTTTGCTGCTTGCTCGCCATGGTTCTTATAACTGTGCTCCGGCCGGAGATAATGACGATGAAGGAGAGGACGGCGGCAACAAGGGAAAACTGTCCTCATCGCTCGTAGGCTCCGTCTGCCTCGTGCTGGTTGGCTGGCAGCATATTCCGCATACTACTCGGATCATACATTTCTTACCAATTGAACACACACGGGCATACTTCTACAAGTTTAATACACCGGGACAAACATACACGACAGAATAATACCCTTGACAAAGACGAAAAATAAACAAGCAGCCGTTCCCATCTAGAAAATGGCGGGAAGCGAGGCATGTGCTTATTTTGTCTCTCTCGTGAAATTTACTTGGAGGCTAGTGCTGGGGAACGCACCTCGACATGGCAGGAGCGAAGGTAACTAAGGCACAAATGTGTCTTTTTGGCAGGATATTCCGCAACCAGTCGAACCCCCCTTTCTGGTCGGCGATAGGTAGGTACCGTAAGAACAAAGGGAGGTCCAGCTGTCAAACTTAGTTTTCCAACGGTTGCAGGCCAACTGTCTGAATCATCGGTCGTGTGTGGTAATAAAAAAGACTGTTTTCCTAGACCTCACTCAGTCAGTCAGCTGAGATTTAGCAGAGTCCCGGTCAAGTTCATGGCCATTCGATCACTAGCATTGAGATTATGTGAGGCTTGATGCCGTAATGGCTGATGTATTTCAGTATCGCTGTCCATCGTCATGGGATGTGCTCCGTATCAAAAATATTTTTGCTCCTGACCTGGGCGGGCCACGGCCCACTCGGCCTTGTCGAAGCTCCGCCACTGTCAACGAGTACTAGATCGTTGATGACGCGCGTTGCGTTTTACAATAGAATTTAAGTAGAGCCATATTTTGTCAGTAATCAAAGTACAAAACTATAATCAGTAGACAACAGTGGAGCATGGTATTGGTCAATAAAAAGAAGGTCAATTTTATTTGGTCTAAGGACATGGTATTAGTAATGGACTCCTAGGTCAGGCTTCAGTCTTTAGAATTCAAATATTTAATAGAATATTGATGTTCAGTTCGGAATAACAGCGCTAAGGCAAAGTTTAAAGTAAGCTGACTCTTAACATAGAGTACTTACTAAGTCCAGAAAACTAACTTCTAGCCATTAAATAATAAAGAAATTACATATCATTAATAACTGTGAAATCTATGTTTTATTCATAAAGAATACAAAGATCATTGTGAAACACATTACCATAGCAAACTCAACATGAAATAATAAagacaaaaaatcatgaattgTTTTCATGTGTTTGTATTGTCTTCCAATTATGTCTTGCCTTCTAATCTTCTTTACTGTTTGTGTTTCATGTGTTTTGCAAGATGGATGTAGCTTGCAATGACAACATGACATGTGGGGATGAGGATCAATCAAGCACTTGATAAAAGAGACACCAAATGGGGCAGTATTCTCTATTATGATCTCTTTCTAATTAATTTTCTGTCTTAACTCTATATTACATGGcatatttttatttaatttatatTTCATATATACTCACCGTATCCCTGAATGGCTGTTTCTGAAATTTTGTATCCTGTATCCCCGTCTCTCCGTCCCCGTGTCTGTGCTTTATAGTTGAGCATCTCCCAAGGCCAAACACAGACTGTCTCTCGAATTGTTGCTTGAAAGCTCCTCGTATTGTCCCTGTGTGATGATCTAATCACCAAAATAATTGCCACGGGGATTATCACTACTATAGTGTAGCAAAACTACTGACGTGGAAAGCAAATAAAACTCGGCATTGGAATCAAATTAATTCTCAGTATAGGGACTTGCAGCTACCATTAGGTACTACTATTCCTCAACCCAGATTATAGGAATTCTCAATATAGGGACTTGCAAGGAACAAAAAAGTAATTCTCAGTATATGGACTTGGAGCTACCATTAGGTACTACTATTCCTCAACCCAGATTGTAGGAATTCTCAATACAGGGACTTGCAAGGAACAAAAATGTAATTCTCGGTATATGGACTTGCAGCTACCATTAGGTACTACGTTCTTCAGTCTATGCCCAAAAGGAAGTTAAAATAATTATCACTACTATAGCTGCAAGGAATAAAACTTGGCACTAGAATCAAACTACAATATGGGTTATCAACTTGGAGCCAGTCAACTTATGTTATTGGCATATGTACCATGAGTGTTGGTCACTGGTAATGGAGGAAGCCAGGAGTGAAGGAACAAGCATGTAGGATATATAGAATTTTAAAACTCAAACTATCATGATTAATGGAGTGATCGGTGATGTGAAATAAACAAAACTAATTGCTCATAAAAAGTTTACATAAATAATATAATTAGAAGTGCGGTCGTAATAGACCACAGGCACAAAATATGACCCTACAGAAACCGACCATACTTTCAGAAGTTTGCATACAAATCCCATGTAAAATAGGGTAATGCACATATACAAATAAACCAAAATCGTACTTGATAGCCATGATACATGCAGCCTAGTGTATATTCTTGAAATGCTGATGTAGATAGATACTTTTGTCATGTCTGGAGGTTATCTACACCATGTAAAGAAAGGTTAGGTGCAATTGCAATTGTGCATGAATTAAGATGGTCCGCATTGGTTTTAAATGTTCGTTAAATGAAAAAATGTTCGTtaaataaaaaaatgttcatgaatttaaacATTGTTCCACCAATTTCCAAAAAATGCCGGTCGATTCTAGAAATCTTCGCCGATTCTagaattttaaaaaaaatgttcagaatttttaaaaatgtctggaaatagtataaaatgttcgtgaattcaaaaaatgttcttcaTTTTAGAAACTCTTTGAATATTTGTAGaagtgttcatgaatttgaaaaatgttcacaatttcaaaTATGAGCATgagtttaaaaatgttcatgatttcacaAAATTAGCAGTGAAAGTGTAACTCGGTGATGCAGCAAAATCTGGTCATGACCATTGAagattatgatttttttttctccTGTTGCAACGCATGGGCTCTTTTGCTAGGAAGACAAAAGGCAAGATTCTGCCAATACATGAAAAAATACACTTATGATATGATATCAGTAAATAATCCCACCAG
This genomic window from Aegilops tauschii subsp. strangulata cultivar AL8/78 chromosome 4, Aet v6.0, whole genome shotgun sequence contains:
- the LOC109749240 gene encoding inorganic phosphate transporter 1-11-like; its protein translation is MAENGAGGGGGQNLAVLDALDSARTQMYHMKAIVIAGMGFFTDAYDLFCITTVSKLLGRLYYPDSNADIGKPGTMPVRINNMVTGVALVGTLMGQLVFGYFGDKLGRKRVYGITLVLMAVCAIGSGLSFGSSASAVIGTLCFFRFWLGFGIGGDYPLSATIMSEYANKKTRGAFIAAVFAMQGVGIIFAGLVSMIVSAIFLHYNPAPAWDAHHGRTADGQMDQWPGADYMWRVVLMLGAFPAVATFYWRMKMPETARYTALIEGNAKQATNDMQKVLEIRIDEEQEKLSKFRAANEYSLLSMEFARRHGLHLIGTTTTWFLLDIAFYSQNLTQKDIFPAINLTGPPGTMSALKEVFVISRAMFLIALFGTFPGYWVTVALIDKMGRYLIQLLGFFMMSLFMLVMGIKYEYLKDHGHALFAILYALTFFFANFGPNSTTFVLPAELFPTRVRSTCHAISAASGKAGAIVAAFGVQTLTLKGDPKHMKQALILLSVTNMFGFFFTFLVPETMGRSLEEISGEDGNVAGAAAGHVDKDVEKAPPSSTEWQPPSSMN